One part of the Ziziphus jujuba cultivar Dongzao chromosome 2, ASM3175591v1 genome encodes these proteins:
- the LOC107418323 gene encoding phenylacetaldehyde oxime monooxygenase CYP71AN24: protein MELQYLNGLCQYLHLSTFFHPYFVSIFLLSLLVLIIHRITSSSTSTLNLPPSPPRLPLIGNLHQLGTLPHRSLRALSQKYGPLIYLNLGQAPTLVVSSAEMVKEMTKNHDMALSNRPQSTAAKILFYGCKDVAFSPYGEYWRQARKICVLELLSLKRVQDFHSVREEEVEALMNRIRKACVNGGSCINLSKLILATFNNVVSRCAVGKSFMEEDGRSKIGELTRKIMVQFVEFSVGDFFPSLSWIDVLRGFIGSLKETFRACNLVFDQVIDEHKAALESDCGFSGMKTFVDILLRVQKDKQLDFELTQTDIKALLTDMIVGGTDTISTGLEWLMAELMRNPKIMKKTQAEVRRVGGRKKKIDMNDINQMDYLKCVVKENLRLHPSLPLLVPRETNSTINVGGYQIPAKTQVFVNAWAIQRDPSLWDRPEEFIPERFENSCIDFKGQDFQFIPFGSGRRGCPGITFAVASIEYVLANLLFWFDWKLPGDGDGDELDMSEAYGLSVYKKIPLHVLPIPYSPN from the exons ATGGAGCTACAATATTTGAATGGGTTATGCCAATACTTACACTTGAGCACTTTTTTTCATCCTTATTTTGTCTCCATTTTCCTTCTCTCCCTTCTGGTTTTGATCATACACAGAATTACATCTTCTTCCACTTCCACGCTCAACTTACCTCCATCTCCACCTAGACTACCATTGATTGGAAACCTTCACCAGCTAGGAACACTCCCTCACCGCTCTCTCCGAGCACTTTCACAGAAATATGGCCCTCTAATATACTTAAACCTCGGCCAAGCTCCAACCCTTGTGGTTTCCTCGGCAGAAATGGTGAAGGAGATGACAAAGAACCATGACATGGCTTTATCAAACCGACCTCAATCCACTGCAGCTAAAATCTTATTCTATGGATGCAAAGATGTTGCTTTTTCTCCTTACGGTGAGTATTGGAGACAAGCTCGGAAAATCTGTGTTCTTGAACTTTTGAGCCTTAAAAGGGTTCAAGATTTTCATTCTGTGAGGGAAGAAGAAGTTGAAGCACTGATGAATAGGATTCGCAAAGCTTGTGTTAATGGTGGTTCTTGTATAAATTTAAGTAAGCTGATATTGGCAACTTTCAATAATGTAGTCTCTAGATGTGCTGTTGGGAAAAGTTTTATGGAAGAAGATGGTAGAAGCAAGATTGGAGAGCTAACAAGGAAGATTATGGTTCAATTTGTGGAATTCAGTGTGGGagattttttcccttctttgaGTTGGATTGATGTTTTAAGAGGTTTTATAGGAAGCTTGAAAGAAACTTTTCGAGCATGTAATCTAGTTTTTGATCAAGTTATTGATGAACATAAGGCAGCTTTGGAAAGTGATTGTGGTTTTTCTGGAATGAAAACCTTTGTGGATATTCTTCTCAGAGTTCAAAAGGATAAGCAGCTTGACTTTGAGCTCACCCAAACTGACATCAAAGCACTTCTAACG GACATGATCGTTGGTGGAACTGACACTATTTCGACAGGATTGGAATGGTTAATGGCAGAGCTGAtgagaaatccaaaaataatgaaGAAAACCCAGGCAGAAGTGAGAAGAGTGGGggggagaaagaaaaaaatagatatgaaTGATATTAATCAAATGGATTACCTAAAATGTGTTGTAAAAGAAAATCTAAGACTTCATCCATCACTTCCATTATTGGTACCTCGAGAAACAAACTCAACTATCAATGTGGGAGGCtatcaaattcctgcaaaaaCACAAGTGTTTGTGAATGCCTGGGCAATCCAAAGAGATCCAAGTTTATGGGACAGGCCAGAAGAATTCATACCAGAAAGGTTTGAGAATAGCTGTATTGATTTCAAAGGTCAGGATTTTCAATTCATTCCATTTGGCAGTGGAAGAAGAGGATGCCCAGGGATAACATTTGCAGTTGCTTCCATTGAATACGTTTTGGCCAACCTTTTATTCTGGTTTGATTGGAAGTTGcctggtgatggtgatggtgatgagtTAGATATGAGTGAAGCTTATGGACTTAGTGTTTATAAGAAAATTCCTCTCCATGTCCTACCAATACCATATTCTCCTAATTAG